The following nucleotide sequence is from Endozoicomonas sp. GU-1.
CGCTTCCACTTCCTTGAACAGCTGCTCTACCACCTCGTCCGACAGGGTGATGGGGAGAATGCCGTTTTTAAAGCAGTTGTTGTAAAAGATATCCGCAAAGCTTGGCGCGATTACACAGCGGAAACCAAAATCATCCAGAGCCCAGGGGGCGTGTTCCCGGCTGGAACCACAGCCAAAATTCTGCCTGGCCAGCAGGATGGACACGCCCCGGTAACGGGGCTGATTCAGGACAAACTCCGGATTCAGTGGACGTTTGGTGCAATCCTGCCCCGGATAACCTTCGTCCTGATAGCGAAGTTCATCAAACAGATTGACACCAAAGCCGGTGCGTTTGATGGACTTGAGAAACTGCTTGGGGATGATCATGTCCGTATCCACATTGGCACGATCCAGGGGAGCCACTAACCCCTGATGGACGGTAAAAGCCTGCATGATTCTCCCCTTACACTACGGATGTCTGATGACGGACATCGACAAAATGGCCCGCAATGGCCGCCGCAGCCGCCATGGCCGGACTGACCAGATGGGTTCGCCCGCCAAAGCCCTGGCGACCTTCAAAATTCCGGTTAGAGGTGGATGCACAGTGCTCGCCCTGCCCGAGCTTGTCGGCATTCATGGCCAGACACATGGAACACCCCGGCTCACGCCACTCAAGGCCAGCGGCCAGAAACACCTTATCCAGCCCTTCTGCCTCCGCCTGGGCCTTGACCAGACCCGAGCCCGGCACCACAAGAGCCTCTTTAACCGTGTCAGACACCTGCTTGCCCTTTACGACAGCTGCCGCCTCACGCAAGTCCTCAATGCGCGAATTGGTGCAGGAGCCGATAAACACCCGATCAACAGGAATGTCGGTAATCTTCTGGCCAGCGGTTAATCCCATATACTCCAGGGCACGGGCGTAGCCCTCTTTACGGGTTTCATCCGGCGCATCCTCCGGGGAAGGTACCCGGGCATCCACCGGCAACACCATCTCCGGGGAAGTTCCCCAGCTGACCTGTGGCTTTATCTCATCGCCATTGAGCACAACGATTTGATCAAACACTGCATCACTGTCTGAATGAAGGGTTTCCCAAACCTTGACCGCCTGCTGCCACTGTTCTCCCACCGGAGCAAACGGCCTGCCCTGCACATAGTCAATGGTGGTCTGGTCAACCGCCACCATGCCTGCCCGGGCTCCGGCTTCAATGGCCATATTACAGAGCGTCATTCGCCCTTCCATGGTCATATTACGAATGACGTCGCCCCCAAACTCGATGGCAAAGCCGGTACCCCCCGCTGTACCGATACGGCCGATAATCGCGAGGATCACATCTTTCGGCGTGACTCCGGTGCCCAGGGAACCATCAACCCGAACCAGCATGTTCTTCATCTTCTTGGCCACAAGACACTGGGTCGCCAGTACATGCTCAACTTCCGAGGTTCCGATACCATGGGCCAGTGCACCAAAAGCGCCGTGGGTTGAGGTGTGCGAGTCACCGCAGACAACGGTCATGCCCGGCAGAGTCGCGCCCTGCTCCGGGCCAACCACATGGACAATGCCCTGGCGCTGATCCTGCATGTCAAACTGGGTGATACCAAAATGATCACAGTTGTCATCCAGCGTCTTGACCTGGATTTTCGACACCGGATCCGCAATCCCTTCAATACCGTGCTGGCGCTCATTCAACGTAGTGGGTACATTGTGATCAGGTGTGGCGAGGTTGGCATCCAGCCGCCATGGCTGGCGACCAGCCAGCTTCAGCCCCTCAAACGCCTGTGGTGATGTCACCTCATGGAGCAACTGCCGGTCGATATAAATCAACGCGGATCCATCGTCACGCTGAAGTACAAGGTGGGCATCCCACAACTTGTCATAAAGCGTTTTACCCCTGCTTTTCACATCGAAAGCCTGGCCAGCCATTGAACCACCCTCATTGCTGCAATAAACAGAAAAAGACTGTTTTTTGTTTGATTTATGTGCAGTTTTATTACGATTTCTTTCGCGCACATGACACTTTAATGTGAACCAGACTGCGCTTCCCGATAAGTTCGCAACGATACGTCAACAAACCCTGGTATTTTTATCAAAAATTTCAGCTTATCCCTAAAAATGCCTATCCTAGTCGCTCATAGAAAATTACTCAAATTCATCTTTTTTCTGGTTTTGATAACTTTCTGGAATCAAAGGGCACCCAGATTGCTGATTCAGAAGCGTCTTATTAAAGAGCTTTACTACTTTTGCGAACAGGTTGACGGTTTTATGCCTAGAATAGGCTGGCTGAGAAATAGTTTGAACATTAATGCCTTAGTGTGCTGGTAACTGAAAAGTCAGGAAACACCACTATGAATACTAATCGGCCCATGCTCCATGTACTGCTCACAGCAAACCGGTCCTGCAGACGCCATCGATGCTTCAGCAACCGGTGATTTCGACGGGCACTCTCTGGTCAGGACTAATTGCTGCGGGCGCACCGTTCACCTGGGGTGCATTGCTGAAATCCTGGAATGCCGGCCGGGCCATGAACATGAAATTGCAGAAAGAAACTGTTGTCAATGTCCACCCTTCTTGAAACCGGCAGTGCCGTTGGAGCGTCTGGCCGGGGCTCTGAAAATTGAAACCTCACCCTATTGCGAACCTCTGGCACTTTGTGCCTGCCGACAAGCTTGCCGTGGGGATATGGACACGTTCAAGACACTATTGGCGCAGGAACCCGGCATTGCCCGACAAGATTTTCGTGAAGCCGTGACCGGTCAGGGTGTCCGGCTGTTACAGGTTGCTGTCAAGGCAGGCC
It contains:
- the leuC gene encoding 3-isopropylmalate dehydratase large subunit encodes the protein MAGQAFDVKSRGKTLYDKLWDAHLVLQRDDGSALIYIDRQLLHEVTSPQAFEGLKLAGRQPWRLDANLATPDHNVPTTLNERQHGIEGIADPVSKIQVKTLDDNCDHFGITQFDMQDQRQGIVHVVGPEQGATLPGMTVVCGDSHTSTHGAFGALAHGIGTSEVEHVLATQCLVAKKMKNMLVRVDGSLGTGVTPKDVILAIIGRIGTAGGTGFAIEFGGDVIRNMTMEGRMTLCNMAIEAGARAGMVAVDQTTIDYVQGRPFAPVGEQWQQAVKVWETLHSDSDAVFDQIVVLNGDEIKPQVSWGTSPEMVLPVDARVPSPEDAPDETRKEGYARALEYMGLTAGQKITDIPVDRVFIGSCTNSRIEDLREAAAVVKGKQVSDTVKEALVVPGSGLVKAQAEAEGLDKVFLAAGLEWREPGCSMCLAMNADKLGQGEHCASTSNRNFEGRQGFGGRTHLVSPAMAAAAAIAGHFVDVRHQTSVV
- the leuD gene encoding 3-isopropylmalate dehydratase small subunit, yielding MQAFTVHQGLVAPLDRANVDTDMIIPKQFLKSIKRTGFGVNLFDELRYQDEGYPGQDCTKRPLNPEFVLNQPRYRGVSILLARQNFGCGSSREHAPWALDDFGFRCVIAPSFADIFYNNCFKNGILPITLSDEVVEQLFKEVEANEGYQLTVDLQREVVVKPDGAELPFNIDAFRRHCLVNGLDDIGLTLQDADQIRHFEQRYKADNPWLFASKNN